A stretch of the Halictus rubicundus isolate RS-2024b chromosome 16, iyHalRubi1_principal, whole genome shotgun sequence genome encodes the following:
- the LOC143361974 gene encoding kynurenine/alpha-aminoadipate aminotransferase, mitochondrial, protein MHKHSGKFEMDYSMFKTEVSKRRRSATTRELTKRAYSAGKDVVSLAEGMPNEKTFPFTEIAVKLNDGSSFTLDEKELASALQYIPTQGYPPLLQSLREFQRRAHAPPLWESRDIVIVSGAQDGLSKTLEAIIGPGDPLLVHDPLYPGVEIVVAPHQAELIAIPQDEHGVIPEVLRETLRSRQLARKKMPKLMYINATGSNPTGVVIPLERRKEIYRIACDYNFLILDDDPYHFLHFEDEQPKSFLSLDTEGRVIRLDSFSKVISSGLRLGFITAAAPLIASIELHLQSSHLHAPTLSQAIMYKLMKIWGYDGLMKHFANIRYFYKQRRDAIAALAEKHLSGLAEFTVPKGGFFLWIKVQGIKDTWKMIMQRGFKEGVIMAPGAAFMKDTSKPCNAIRASFAKASYEEMDLALQRLADLIRYELRRNYIIMTDSS, encoded by the exons ATGCACAAACATAGTGGAAAATTCGAGATGGACTATTCCATGTTCAAGACTGAGGTCTCCAAACGGAGGAGGTCCGCGACCACCAGGGAACTAA CGAAAAGAGCATATTCTGCCGGGAAGGACGTAGTCTCCCTGGCCGAGGGAATGCCGAACGAGAAAACGTTCCCTTTCACCGAAATCGCCGTTAAACTGAACGATGGATCCTCGTTCACCCTCGATGAGAAGGAGCTGGCCTCTGCGCTGCAGTACATTCCCACACAGGGCTACCCTCCTCTCCTCcag AGCCTGAGGGAGTTCCAACGAAGGGCGCACGCACCACCCTTGTGGGAGAGCCGCGACATTGTGATCGTCTCCGGAGCTCAGGACGGATTAAGCAAAACTCTCGAGGCCATAATCGGGCCGGGTGATCCGCTCTTGGTGCACGATCCTCTTTATCCCGGCGTGGAAATTGTG GTCGCGCCCCATCAGGCGGAGCTGATCGCCATCCCCCAGGACGAGCATGGTGTCATCCCAGAGGTTCTCCGCGAGACGTTGAGGAGCCGGCAACTCGCCAGAAAGAAAATGCCCAAGTTAATGTACATAAACGCCACCGGGTCGAATCCCACCGGCGTTGTCATCCCGCTCGAGAGGCGGAAGGAGATCTACAGGATAGCCTGCGACTACAACTTCCTCATCCTCGATGACGATCCTTATCATTTCTTGCACTTCGAAGAC GAGCAACCCAAGTCATTCTTATCACTGGACACGGAGGGCCGTGTGATAAGGTTGGACTCCTTCTCAAAAGTCATCAGCAGCGGGCTCAGATTGGGGTTCATCACAGCCGCGGCACCCCTAATCGCAAGCATAGAATTGCATTTGCAGAGCAGCCACTTGCACGCTCCTACGTTGTCCCAG GCTATAATGTACAAACTGATGAAAATCTGGGGATACGACGGACTAATGAAACATTTCGCGAATATAAGGTATTTCTACAAGCAGCGCAGGGACGCCATTGCCGCGCTTGCTGAAAAGCACTTGAGCG GTCTGGCAGAGTTCACGGTGCCAAAGGGAGGATTCTTCCTCTGGATCAAAGTGCAAGGGATCAAAGATACTTGGAAGATGATCATGCAACGGGGATTCAAGGAAGGCGTAATAATGGCACCTGGTGCAGCCTTCATGAAGGACACAAGCAAACCCTGCAACGCCATCAGGGCAAGCTTCGCGAAAGCTTCCTACGAAGAAATGGATCTG GCGCTGCAAAGGTTGGCAGACCTAATCAGATACGAGTTAAGACGCAATTACATAATAATGACCGACAGTTCGTAG